From Camelus dromedarius isolate mCamDro1 chromosome X, mCamDro1.pat, whole genome shotgun sequence, one genomic window encodes:
- the TSC22D3 gene encoding TSC22 domain family protein 3 isoform X3, whose product MDLVKNHLMYAVREEVEILKEQIRELVEKNSQLERENTLLKTLASPEQLEKFQSRLSPEEPAPETPEAPEAPGGSAV is encoded by the exons ATG GATCTGGTGAAGAATCATCTGATGTATGCTGTGAGAGAGGAGGTGGAGATCCTGAAGGAGCAGATCCGGGAGCTGGTGGAGAAGAACTCCCAGCTGGAGCGTGAGAACACTCTCTTGAAGACCCTGGCGAGCCCAGAGCAGCTGGAGAAGTTCCAGTCCCGTCTGAGCCCCGAGGAGCCAGCTCCCGAAACCCCAGAAGCACCCGAGGCCCCAGGTGGTTCTGCGGTGTAA
- the TSC22D3 gene encoding TSC22 domain family protein 3 isoform X2, translating into MNTEMYQTPMEVAVYQLHNFNISFFSSLLGGDVVSVKLDNSASGASVVAIDNKIEQAMDLVKNHLMYAVREEVEILKEQIRELVEKNSQLERENTLLKTLASPEQLEKFQSRLSPEEPAPETPEAPEAPGGSAV; encoded by the exons ATGAACACCGAAATGTATCAGACCCCCATGGAGGTGGCGGTCTATCAGCTGCACAATTTCAACatctccttcttctcttccctgcttgGAGGGGATGTGGTTTCCGTTAAGCTGGATAACAG TGCCTCCGGAGCCAGCGTGGTGGCCATAGACAACAAGATCGAGCAGGCCATG GATCTGGTGAAGAATCATCTGATGTATGCTGTGAGAGAGGAGGTGGAGATCCTGAAGGAGCAGATCCGGGAGCTGGTGGAGAAGAACTCCCAGCTGGAGCGTGAGAACACTCTCTTGAAGACCCTGGCGAGCCCAGAGCAGCTGGAGAAGTTCCAGTCCCGTCTGAGCCCCGAGGAGCCAGCTCCCGAAACCCCAGAAGCACCCGAGGCCCCAGGTGGTTCTGCGGTGTAA